The sequence below is a genomic window from Flagellimonas marinaquae.
GATGCTGGCGATGTGGGTTTTAATCCGTTCGATGTGCTGGCCAGCCATTATCTTATTGCACCGGAAGATTTGATTATGGAACCCCTTGTGGCACGATTGGAAATCCATAAAAATGATATGAGGGAACAAAAGGGCAACCAGTACTTTAAACAATATCTTTTATGTGATAAAGAAGAGGGATATCCGATTCTTTACTGCTACGATGTTGTTCCCGGATACCATCAAAAATTGATGGAAAGCCTCCTGAAAACCTATGAAAATTAAGTGTAAAAGCAGCATTTTAAATGATTAAGATTACCAAGAATATAAAAGAGCTGGAAGAGTACCTCCATGGACAAAAATGGTTGGGGACAAATGAACATATTACCGCCGTGGAAGTCCCTGGAGAGGGGAATATGAACTTTACACTTAGAGTAAGGACGGACCAAGGCAGCTTTATCCTAAAACAAAGCCGCGATTATGTAGAAAAGTACCCACAGGTTTTGGCACCTGCGGACAGAGCAATGAGGGAGTCCGAGTTCTACAACTTAGTGGCCGACCATAATTTACTTAAACGGCAAATGCCGGAACTCAGAGGGGTCGATGTGAACAATTATGTTCTGAAATTACAGGATTTGGGCGAGGGTGTGGATTATTCATTTCTGTACGAGGAAGCAAGTAGTTTGGATGAGGTTGAATTACAAGAAATAATTGGATTTGTGGCCGAACTTCATACCAGTGTCCATTTGGGCAAAACCGGCAGATCACTTCCCAATCGTAAAATGCGCAAACTTAACCATGAACACATTTTTATTTACCCATTTCTTAAAAATAATGGATTGAATTTGGATGATATACTTCCCGGGTTAAATGAAATTGGCAACAGCTATAAAGAGGATGTGCCCTTATTAAAGAAGGTGGAGCAATTGGGAGAGCGCTATTTAAAGGATGGCAGTGTATTGCTGCACGGGGATTATTTTCCCGGTAGCTGGTTAAAAACAGATGCAGGTGTTAGGATCATTGATCCGGAATTCTGTTTTTTTGGTGAACCCGAGTTTGAGATCGGGGTAACCTTGGCACACTTAAAATTGGCCGCACAGCCACAAATAATTTTTAACAAAGCTCTTGAAAGTTACATGGACAGGGCGCCACTGCAAAAGGAGCTCTGTTTTGAATTTATGGCTACAGAGATACTTAGGCGTATATTGGGTTTGGCGCAACTGCCCTTGTCGATAGGTCTCACGGAGCGCATTGAACTTTTACAAGAGGCTAAGGATCTTTTGGTTTGATATATTGAGGAGCCTAACC
It includes:
- a CDS encoding phosphotransferase; translated protein: MIKITKNIKELEEYLHGQKWLGTNEHITAVEVPGEGNMNFTLRVRTDQGSFILKQSRDYVEKYPQVLAPADRAMRESEFYNLVADHNLLKRQMPELRGVDVNNYVLKLQDLGEGVDYSFLYEEASSLDEVELQEIIGFVAELHTSVHLGKTGRSLPNRKMRKLNHEHIFIYPFLKNNGLNLDDILPGLNEIGNSYKEDVPLLKKVEQLGERYLKDGSVLLHGDYFPGSWLKTDAGVRIIDPEFCFFGEPEFEIGVTLAHLKLAAQPQIIFNKALESYMDRAPLQKELCFEFMATEILRRILGLAQLPLSIGLTERIELLQEAKDLLV